In a genomic window of Scheffersomyces stipitis CBS 6054 chromosome 4, complete sequence:
- the MDR12 gene encoding multidrug resistance protein 2, producing the protein MANFVKDSFWGTFVNRISGRRLFQHKEDRSDYVIPEKYLPGYKEEAKAEGEVDADDNASSSTVTKTGDDKVIVTWDSDDDPENPYNWPLYQKILLLAEVAFLTVSVYMGAAIYTPGVEDIMIKFNINRTLATLPLTMFVVGYGLGPMFLSPMTENAAIGRTPVYIVTLFIFFVLQIPTALSESIAGLAVLRLISGFFASPALATGGATIGDVISMPYMPVGIAAWAIGGVCGPSLGPLIGSVLVVKGSWRWPFWFMAIISGTCFLVLSWTLPETYGKALLYKKAKRLRRVTGNQNITSEGHIENSKLTAKELAVDLLWRPFEITIIEPVVLLINVYIALVYTVMYLWFEAFPIVFVETKHFTLIEMGVSYVSVMVGIFIGAAIYIPIIYRAFTKKVLAGEMVTPEVFLPSAIFGSIMMPIGIFVFGWSASPDLHWIGPIIGAALFATGAFIIFQTLFNYLGASFYRYLASVFASNALFRSVIAGCFPLFGDALFKNVGSEKYPVGWGSSILGFIALAMIAIPVFFALNGPKLRARSRYAN; encoded by the exons ATGGCCAATTTCGTCAAGGATTCATTTTGGGGAACGTTTGTCAACCGTATATCGGGTCGCAGATTGTTCCAACACAAGGAAGACCGTTCTGACTACGTGATTCCAGAAAAATATCTTCCTGGTTACAAGGAG GAAGCAAAGGCTGAAGGTGAAGTTGACGCGGACGACAACGCGTCGTCTTCTACCGTTACCAAGACTGGTGACGACAAGGTAATTGTTACATGGGACAGCGATGATGACCCAGAAAACCCATACAACTGGCCATTGTACCAGAAGATCCTTCTTTTGGCCGAAGTAGCATTCTTGACTGTGTCCGTGTATATGGGTGCAGCCATCTACACTCCTGGTGTCGAAGACATTATGATAAAATTCAACATTAACAGAACATTGGCCACCTTGCCTTTGACTATGTTCGTGGTTGGTTACGGTCTTGGTCCAATGTTCTTGTCGCCTATGACTGAAAACGCTGCCATTGGTAGAACTCCAGTATACATTGTAACTTTGTTCATCTTTTTCGTGTTGCAAATCCCAACTGCCTTATCTGAAAGCATTGCAGGTTTGGCTGTTTTGAGATTGATCTCTGGTTTCTTTGCCTCTCCTGCTTTGGCTACTGGAGGTGCTACCATTGGTGACGTTATCTCGATGCCTTACATGCCAGTCGGTATCGCTGCCTGGGCTATTGGAGGTGTCTGTGGTCCATCCTTGGGTCCATTGATCGGTTCCGTTTTGGTCGTCAAGGGTTCTTGGAGATGGCCCTTCTGGTTCATGGCAATTATCTCAGGTACTTGTTTCCTCGTTTTGAGTTGGACTTTGCCAGAAACCTACGGTAAGGCTTTGCTCTACAAGAAGGCTAAGAGATTGAGAAGAGTCACCGGTAACCAAAACATCACCAGTGAAGGTCACATTGAAAACTCGAAGTTGACAGCTAAAGAATTGGCTGTAGACTTATTGTGGAGACCTTTCGAAATTACCATCATCGAACCAGTTGTCTTGTTGATTAATGTCTACATTGCTTTAGTCTACACTGTCATGTACCTTTGGTTTGAGGCCTTCCCAATTGTGTTTGTTGAAACCAAGCACTTCACTCTTATCGAAATGGGTGTTTCTTACGTCAGTGTCATGGTTGGTATTTTCATTGGTGCTGCTATCTACATTCCTATTATTTACAGAGCTTTTACTAAGAAGGTTCTTGCTGGTGAAATGGTCACTCCTGAAGTTTTCTTGCCAAGTGCCATTTTCGGAAGTATCATGATGCCAATCGGTATCTTTGTTTTCGGTTGGTCTGCCTCCCCAGATTTACACTGGATTGGCCCTATCATTGGTGCTGCCCTTTTTGCTACAGGTGCCTTCATCATTTTCCAGACTTTGTTCAACTACTTGGGAGCATCTTTCTACAGATACTTAGCCTCTGTCTTCGCCAGTAATGCCTTATTCAGATCTGTCATTGCCGGTTGTTTCCCATTGTTTGGTGACgccttgttcaagaacgtTGGATCTGAAAAGTACCCTGTTGGATGGggttcttcaattttggGATTCATTGCCTTGGCTATGATTGCCATTCCTGTCTTCTTCGCATTGAACGGTCCTAAGTTGCGTGCTAGATCTAGATACGCCAATTAA
- a CDS encoding predicted protein → MSEEDFKDEVAAEKNTYYFQDNKYYQNALDVSYRLLPFKESMSKKWVLSILLSIILSLLSFCLFLFVRYRYSNDSVRNFGYFEVEWVSLPPIDGEPVHIFESQYERIPWEAKTMNTTVFENQKLENGLSATFTKFEDFEFDSVFLTLNITNNEDDDSESVNVFEISIDGHPVWRSSTPLTKTDTTTYSSTSKEISKYISLFGKNSNQFKVQFLEGSHDKISFSLSLTLANCEKEKPAIDSPITVSSLFNSTVPANEIIALTKENGEVFDLSKNDKFLIELPKFSGKTFAADLELFVSAGKSDDLFKSRNSPFRRLNIFINEELIATIEPKPDLFHSNSIIPSGYSGPIAPYASFTGLTYEVNLAAYLPLLWDQKSTLEVQLVSPVNDVFPLEVEKVFSSMDDYSVKEFTSVSSEKSISKGDNQVNTEWYMSGNILLWENEDILTSQGEILRSGTNETHKAALQYRIYSDKVASSSQHVNSYHQSILQFSLKNESLLTFTVNQTSSNGGEFREDRRNRNISLDEYTLQRYSSQFISLDVFDGSAIDSLFHVQRNLGWNTDKVVSISEENRCLIHASNGYHDNIFSSKATEIRNLHDHVFEMINHLSIWTFESYSRNIFTSRFHRDPKSKSKSRVLAFKSDIQVC, encoded by the coding sequence AtgtcagaagaagactttaAGGATGAAGTAGCGGCTGAAAAAAACACCTACTACTTCCAAGATAATAAGTATTACCAAAATGCTCTAGATGTCTCTTATCGGCTTTTACCTTTCAAAGAATCGATGTCTAAGAAGTGGGTCCTATCCATCTTACTTAGTATTATTCTATCATTGCTTTCATTTTGTTTATTCTTGTTTGTTCGATACCGCTATTCGAACGATTCCGTCAGAAACTTTGGCTATTTCGAAGTTGAGTGGGTGTCATTGCCTCCAATCGATGGAGAACCTGTGCATATATTCGAGAGCCAATATGAAAGGATTCCCTGGGAGGCAAAAACAATGAATACTACAGTCTTTGAGAACCAGAAATTAGAAAACGGATTGAGTGCTACTTTCACTaaatttgaagacttcGAATTTGACtctgttttcttgacattaaacatcaccaacaatgaagacgacgacaGTGAAAGTGTCAATGTATTTGAAATATCCATCGATGGTCATCCAGTATGGAGAAGCTCCACACCTTTAACTAAGACAGACACTACAACCTACTCAAGCACTAGTAAAGAAATTTCCAAGTATATTTCACTCTTTGGTAAAAATAGTAACCAATTCAAAGTACAATTCTTGGAAGGAAGCCATGACAAAATTAGTTTTTCGCTTTCTCTTACATTAGCAAACtgcgaaaaagaaaaaccTGCTATAGATTCTCCAATCACAGTGAGTTCgcttttcaattcaacCGTGCCTGCAAACGAAATAATAGCATTGaccaaagaaaatggagaagtaTTTGACTTGTCGAAGAACGACAAGTTCTTAATTGAATTACCAAAGTTCAGCGGAAAGACATTTGCTGCCGACCTAGAATTATTTGTCTCCGCTGGAAAGTCTGACGACCTTTTCAAAAGTAGAAATTCTCCGTTTCGTCGTTTGAACATTTTCATTAATGAAGAACTAATTGCTACTATCGAACCAAAGCCAGATTTGTTTCACTCTAACTCCATCATTCCTAGTGGTTACTCAGGACCTATTGCCCCTTATGCTAGCTTCACCGGACTTACGTATGAAGTAAATTTGGCTGCCTATTTGCCACTTTTGTGGGATCAGAAATCCACCTTAGAAGTCCAACTTGTCTCACCAGTTAACGATGTGTTTCCCTTAGAGGTTGAAAAAGTATTTTCCCTGATGGACGATTATAGTGTTAAGGAATTTacatctgtttcttctgaaaagtcAATACTGAAGGGCGATAATCAAGTCAATACAGAATGGTACATGTCTGGCAATATCTTGCTTTGGGAAAACGAAGACATTTTGACTTCTCAAGGCGAGATATTGAGGTCTGGAACCAACGAAACTCATAAAGCTGCTTTACAATATAGAATTTATTCCGACAAAGTAGCTTCTAGTTCACAACATGTTAATTCTTACCATCAGTcgattcttcaattttctttgaagaacGAGTCCCTACTAACTTTCACTGTGAATCAAACGAGTTCAAATGGAGGCGAGTTTAGAGAAGATCGGCGTAATAGAAACATTTCGCTCGATGAGTACACCTTGCAAAGGTATAGCTCGCAGTTTATACTGTTAGACGTCTTTGACGGAAGTGCCATTGATCTGTTATTCCACGTACAACGTAATCTTGGATGGAACACAGATAAAGTGGTCTCTAtatctgaagaaaatcgATGCTTAATTCACGCTTCAAATGGTTATCACGACAATATTTTTAGCTCAAAGGCTACTGAAATCAGAAATTTACATGACCATGTATTTGAGATGATTAATCATCTTTCAATCTGGACATTCGAGTCATATTCACGTAATATATTCACGCTGAGGTTTCACAGAGACCCAAAGTCTAAAAGCAAATCAAGAGTACTCGCATTCAAATCCGACATTCAAGTGTGCTGA